From the Alloalcanivorax dieselolei B5 genome, one window contains:
- a CDS encoding methyl-accepting chemotaxis protein, which yields MLAKLNRINVKYGVAFIGVALALWIVVGVNVLLVNSVKQRLVEFGDRFTPAITEVVNADRDLYQARLAEMAFLRGIPGTPEARAHQAFYEENAVQAQERIARMAELMDGYMDTDTGGKADEYRQLYESWRRESAKVFQLYNDELVGEAMEQLDGPSQASFDALRAFYDQAGDNVAARIRALQEETLETVRLQQLAISVFAVIIGVLAIAIALIGPHLMSRAIRQITRRIREISEGDGDLTARIHSRRSDEIGELADQFNAFIGRIDGTLLKVRDSALSVKSAAEEIARGSQELSARTEQTAANLQETSASMEQITHTVHNTSDATGKATQLVGGTVEVARRGQEVMREVEQTMARINDSSTRIADIVTLIDGIAFQTNILALNASVEAARAGEHGKGFAVVAQEVRTLASRSGEASKEIRDLIGTSVNWTRSGATQVEGAGRTMEEILAAIEKVNGVIAEISTGAQEQSLGIGQVNTAVTELDTMTQHNASMVEETNAAAGEMRDQAESLSAVIGAFRLSERPSGGERTAS from the coding sequence GTGCTGGCAAAACTCAACCGGATCAATGTGAAGTATGGGGTCGCCTTCATCGGGGTGGCATTGGCGTTGTGGATCGTGGTGGGAGTGAATGTACTGCTGGTGAACTCGGTGAAACAGCGGCTGGTGGAGTTTGGCGACCGGTTCACGCCGGCCATCACCGAGGTGGTCAACGCCGACCGGGACCTGTACCAGGCCCGGCTGGCGGAAATGGCCTTTCTGCGCGGTATCCCCGGTACGCCGGAGGCGCGGGCCCATCAGGCGTTCTATGAGGAGAACGCGGTCCAGGCCCAGGAGCGCATCGCGCGCATGGCGGAGCTGATGGACGGCTACATGGATACCGATACCGGCGGCAAGGCTGATGAGTACCGGCAACTCTACGAGAGCTGGCGGCGTGAATCGGCCAAGGTGTTCCAGCTTTATAATGACGAATTGGTGGGGGAGGCCATGGAGCAGTTGGATGGGCCGTCCCAGGCCAGCTTCGATGCCCTGCGCGCCTTCTATGATCAGGCCGGTGACAATGTCGCCGCGCGCATCCGGGCGTTGCAGGAAGAGACCTTGGAGACGGTGCGTCTCCAGCAGTTGGCCATCAGCGTCTTCGCCGTGATCATCGGCGTGCTGGCGATCGCCATCGCCCTGATCGGCCCGCACCTGATGTCCCGGGCGATCCGCCAGATCACCCGGCGTATCCGTGAGATCAGCGAAGGAGACGGCGACCTGACCGCCCGCATCCACAGCCGCCGCAGTGATGAGATCGGCGAATTGGCGGATCAATTCAATGCCTTCATCGGGCGTATTGATGGCACTCTGCTGAAAGTGCGCGACAGCGCTCTGAGCGTGAAGAGCGCCGCCGAGGAAATTGCCCGTGGCAGTCAGGAACTGTCCGCCCGGACCGAGCAAACGGCGGCCAACCTGCAGGAAACCTCCGCGTCCATGGAGCAGATCACTCACACCGTCCACAACACCTCGGACGCCACCGGCAAGGCAACGCAACTGGTCGGCGGTACCGTCGAGGTGGCCCGCCGTGGCCAGGAGGTGATGCGTGAAGTCGAGCAGACCATGGCGCGTATCAACGACTCTTCCACCCGCATCGCCGATATCGTCACCCTGATCGACGGCATCGCCTTCCAGACCAACATTCTGGCGCTGAACGCCTCGGTGGAAGCGGCCCGTGCCGGCGAGCACGGCAAGGGCTTCGCGGTGGTGGCCCAGGAGGTGCGTACCCTGGCCAGCCGCTCCGGCGAGGCCTCCAAGGAGATTCGCGATCTGATCGGCACCTCGGTGAACTGGACCCGCTCCGGCGCCACCCAGGTGGAGGGGGCGGGCCGCACCATGGAGGAAATCCTTGCCGCCATCGAGAAGGTCAACGGTGTGATCGCCGAGATCAGCACCGGCGCCCAGGAGCAGAGCCTGGGCATCGGCCAGGTCAACACCGCGGTGACCGAACTGGACACCATGACCCAGCACAACGCGTCCATGGTCGAGGAAACCAACGCCGCCGCCGGCGAGATGCGCGACCAGGCGGAGTCTCTGAGCGCGGTGATCGGTGCTTTCCGGCTCAGTGAGCGCCCCTCTGGCGGGGAGCGGACCGCTTCCTGA
- the glyA gene encoding serine hydroxymethyltransferase, with the protein MFPKSMSIAEFDPEIQAAIDAERLRQEQHIELIASENYASPRVMEAQGSVLTNKYAEGYPGKRYYGGCEHVDVVEQLAIDRACQLFGADWANVQPHSGSQANAAVYMAVLNPGDTVLGMSLDAGGHLTHGAKPNFSGKMYNAIQYGLDNDTGLIDYDQVEELAREHKPKMIVAGFSAYSQVVDWQRFRTIADEVGAVLMVDMAHVAGLVAAGVYPSPVGIADITTTTTHKTLGGPRGGLIMGKANEDLQKKINSAVFPGGQGGPLEHVIAAKAICFKEAMDASFKSYQQNVVKNAQAMAKVFIDRGFDVVSNGTENHLFLLSLIKQDITGKDADAALGRAHITVNKNAVPNDPRSPFVTSGLRIGSPSITRRGFNEQDATELAGWICDILENMGDESVIDEVRGKVAEICARLPVYER; encoded by the coding sequence ATGTTCCCCAAATCCATGTCCATCGCCGAGTTCGACCCGGAAATCCAGGCCGCCATCGACGCCGAGCGTCTGCGTCAGGAGCAGCACATCGAGTTGATCGCCTCCGAGAACTACGCGTCTCCGCGGGTGATGGAAGCCCAAGGCTCCGTACTCACCAACAAGTACGCCGAAGGCTATCCGGGCAAGCGCTACTACGGTGGCTGCGAGCATGTGGACGTGGTGGAGCAATTGGCGATCGATCGCGCCTGCCAGCTGTTCGGCGCGGACTGGGCCAACGTGCAGCCGCACTCCGGCTCCCAGGCCAACGCCGCCGTCTACATGGCGGTGCTCAACCCTGGTGACACCGTGCTGGGCATGAGCCTGGACGCCGGCGGTCACCTCACCCACGGTGCCAAGCCGAACTTCTCCGGCAAGATGTACAACGCTATCCAGTACGGTCTGGACAACGACACCGGCCTGATCGACTACGACCAGGTGGAAGAACTGGCCCGCGAGCACAAGCCGAAAATGATCGTCGCCGGCTTCTCCGCGTATTCCCAGGTGGTGGACTGGCAGCGTTTCCGCACCATCGCCGATGAAGTGGGCGCGGTATTGATGGTGGACATGGCCCACGTGGCCGGTCTGGTCGCCGCCGGCGTCTACCCGAGCCCGGTGGGCATCGCCGACATCACCACCACCACCACCCACAAAACCCTGGGCGGTCCCCGTGGCGGCCTGATCATGGGCAAGGCCAACGAAGACCTGCAGAAGAAGATCAATTCCGCTGTCTTCCCCGGCGGCCAGGGCGGTCCTCTGGAGCACGTGATCGCGGCCAAGGCGATCTGCTTCAAGGAAGCCATGGACGCGTCCTTCAAGAGCTACCAGCAAAACGTGGTCAAGAACGCCCAGGCCATGGCCAAGGTGTTCATCGACCGTGGCTTCGATGTGGTCTCCAACGGCACTGAAAACCACCTGTTCCTGCTCAGCCTGATCAAGCAGGACATCACCGGTAAGGATGCCGACGCCGCCCTCGGCCGCGCCCACATCACCGTCAACAAGAACGCCGTCCCCAACGACCCGCGTTCCCCGTTCGTCACCTCCGGCCTGCGCATCGGCTCCCCCTCCATCACCCGCCGCGGCTTCAACGAGCAGGACGCCACCGAACTCGCCGGCTGGATCTGCGACATCCTGGAGAACATGGGCGACGAGAGCGTGATTGATGAAGTACGCGGCAAGGTCGCTGAGATCTGCGCGCGGTTGCCGGTCTATGAGCGCTAA
- a CDS encoding four helix bundle protein: protein MTTKFVAREKSRAFALRVVKCCRLLQEEMREYVLSKQLLRSGTAIGALIREAEQAESRADFVHKLAIALKEANETEYWLDLLTESGYLDLRHGRSMMADTKELLRILTAIIRTTKARG from the coding sequence ATGACGACAAAATTTGTGGCGCGGGAGAAATCCCGCGCTTTTGCATTGCGGGTGGTGAAGTGTTGCCGGTTGCTCCAGGAAGAGATGCGGGAATACGTATTGAGCAAGCAATTGCTTCGTAGCGGAACGGCGATTGGGGCACTGATTCGCGAAGCGGAGCAGGCTGAGAGTCGGGCGGATTTCGTTCATAAGCTGGCGATTGCACTGAAGGAAGCCAACGAAACGGAGTATTGGCTGGATTTATTGACTGAGTCTGGCTATTTAGATTTGCGGCACGGACGGTCTATGATGGCGGATACCAAAGAGTTATTAAGAATTCTGACAGCCATTATCAGAACCACCAAGGCTCGAGGATAA